In one Zymobacter palmae genomic region, the following are encoded:
- the lysA gene encoding diaminopimelate decarboxylase: MTNPFVRRDGVLHAEAVDLTEVARIHGTPCYVYSRQAFTEHFNAYQQAFAAQKALVCYALKANGNLAVLNLLARLGAGFDIVSVGELERVLAAGGDASRVVFSGVAKREDEMARALSAGIKCFNIESVPELDRLNTVAARLGKRAPISLRVNPDVDANTHPYISTGLKDNKFGIAIEDAEAAYLHAQSLSHLDIVGVDCHIGSQLTTLTPFLDALDRVIVLIGKLAAQGITLKHIDLGGGVGVDYQGEVPPSLIEYAAEVRRRLDAHDYTRSLSVILEPGRSIAANAGILLTQVEFVKLSDAKAFAIVDAGMNDLIRPSLYQAWQRIERVDEQDDGKARTQASFDIVGPVCESGDFLGKERELSLAAGDLLAVFSAGAYGFTMASNYNARPRPAELMVDGNACHVVRERETIASLWHGEHCLPH, from the coding sequence ATGACGAATCCGTTCGTACGCCGTGATGGCGTACTGCATGCCGAAGCGGTCGACCTGACAGAGGTCGCCCGCATTCACGGCACGCCATGCTATGTGTACTCCCGGCAGGCCTTCACCGAACACTTCAACGCCTACCAGCAGGCCTTCGCCGCTCAGAAGGCGCTGGTCTGTTACGCGCTCAAGGCCAACGGCAATCTGGCCGTACTGAATTTGCTGGCCCGCCTCGGCGCAGGCTTCGACATCGTGTCAGTCGGTGAGCTCGAACGTGTGCTGGCCGCGGGCGGCGATGCTTCCCGCGTCGTCTTCTCCGGCGTTGCTAAGCGCGAAGACGAAATGGCCCGCGCGCTGTCAGCGGGCATTAAATGCTTCAACATCGAATCCGTGCCCGAGCTGGATCGCCTCAACACGGTGGCGGCTCGGCTGGGCAAGCGCGCACCGATCTCACTGCGCGTCAATCCAGATGTCGATGCGAACACTCACCCGTATATTTCCACGGGATTGAAGGACAACAAATTCGGCATTGCGATCGAAGATGCCGAAGCGGCATACCTGCATGCGCAGTCGCTGTCGCACCTTGATATCGTCGGCGTCGACTGCCATATCGGTTCTCAGCTAACAACGCTGACACCATTCCTCGACGCGCTCGACCGCGTGATTGTGCTGATCGGCAAGCTGGCCGCTCAGGGCATCACCCTGAAACACATCGACCTAGGCGGCGGCGTAGGCGTCGACTATCAGGGTGAGGTGCCTCCGTCGCTGATCGAGTACGCAGCGGAAGTACGCCGCCGCCTCGACGCGCACGACTACACCCGTTCGCTCAGCGTGATCCTTGAACCGGGCCGCTCCATTGCGGCCAATGCAGGGATCCTGCTGACGCAGGTCGAGTTCGTGAAACTGTCGGATGCCAAGGCATTTGCGATCGTTGATGCGGGAATGAATGATCTGATCCGCCCGTCGCTATATCAGGCGTGGCAGCGCATCGAGCGCGTAGATGAACAAGACGATGGCAAAGCACGCACGCAGGCCTCGTTCGACATCGTCGGCCCAGTCTGCGAATCCGGCGACTTTCTCGGCAAGGAGCGCGAGCTGTCGCTGGCCGCAGGCGATCTGCTGGCCGTGTTCTCAGCCGGTGCCTACGGGTTCACCATGGCCTCGAACTACAACGCTCGCCCCCGCCCAGCCGAGCTGATGGTCGACGGCAATGCGTGTCACGTCGTGCGCGAACGCGAAACCATCGCCTCGCTGTGGCACGGAGAGCACTGCCTACCTCACTGA
- the dapF gene encoding diaminopimelate epimerase — translation MLLNFTKMHGLGNDFMVVDGITQRVRLTTEQIGELSDRHTGVGFDQLLLVEPPRHPDMDFRYRIFNADGSEVENCGNGARCFARFVRDKQLTRKRTLNVETAGGPLTLIVTQNQQVRVDMGSPRFAPDSLPFIADEDALVHTLALPATTAGLTQVDVSVVSMGNPHAVLLVDDVEQAPVEALGPVLESHERFPRRVNVGFMQIKNRSRIDLRVFERGTGETRACGTGACAAVASGIRRGLLDTRTKVRLPGGTLTIEWSGHPDESLFMTGPVATVFEGRIELE, via the coding sequence ATGCTGCTGAATTTCACCAAAATGCACGGCCTGGGCAACGACTTCATGGTCGTTGACGGCATCACCCAACGGGTGCGCCTGACCACCGAACAGATCGGCGAACTGTCCGACCGCCACACCGGCGTCGGCTTCGACCAACTGCTGCTGGTTGAGCCTCCGCGCCACCCCGATATGGATTTTCGCTACCGCATCTTCAACGCGGACGGCAGCGAAGTCGAAAACTGCGGCAACGGTGCGCGCTGCTTTGCCCGCTTCGTGCGCGACAAGCAGCTCACCCGCAAACGCACGCTCAATGTTGAGACAGCCGGTGGCCCGCTGACGCTGATCGTCACTCAAAACCAGCAGGTACGCGTCGATATGGGCAGCCCGCGCTTTGCCCCCGACAGTCTGCCGTTCATCGCCGATGAAGATGCCTTGGTCCATACTTTAGCGCTACCGGCGACAACCGCAGGACTGACACAGGTCGATGTCAGCGTCGTGTCGATGGGCAACCCGCATGCGGTACTGCTGGTTGATGATGTTGAACAGGCCCCCGTCGAAGCGCTCGGTCCCGTCTTGGAATCGCACGAACGCTTCCCGCGTCGCGTCAACGTCGGTTTCATGCAGATCAAGAACCGCAGCCGTATCGACCTGCGCGTCTTCGAACGTGGCACGGGCGAAACGCGTGCCTGCGGTACCGGTGCCTGCGCGGCCGTTGCGTCGGGCATTCGGCGCGGATTGCTAGACACGCGCACCAAAGTACGTCTGCCGGGTGGCACGCTGACCATTGAATGGAGTGGTCATCCTGACGAGTCACTGTTCATGACCGGCCCCGTCGCAACAGTGTTCGAAGGCCGTATCGAACTTGAGTGA
- the lptM gene encoding LPS translocon maturation chaperone LptM — protein MNTRALAPLTAALVMLTTLAGCGQTGPLYMPDDQTARTKYDPANDYQLPAATPDNAQEAPKTTAPSASSSPVPARSHEERPAAPAVTTPIAHKGAVQAAPTPEVAPQPQTRPQVQPVRPQPSAQAPAPTPAPAVPTVSPAKKWSNIEWTPYRAGVDQ, from the coding sequence ATGAACACTCGCGCCCTTGCGCCGCTGACGGCGGCGCTGGTCATGCTGACCACGCTTGCAGGCTGTGGCCAGACCGGCCCGCTTTATATGCCTGATGATCAGACCGCTCGTACCAAATACGATCCGGCCAACGATTATCAGCTGCCGGCCGCTACACCTGACAACGCTCAGGAAGCACCGAAGACCACCGCACCGTCAGCGTCCAGCTCACCGGTTCCGGCCCGTTCGCATGAAGAACGTCCGGCGGCGCCGGCAGTGACGACACCGATTGCGCACAAGGGCGCCGTTCAGGCAGCACCGACTCCAGAGGTCGCACCGCAGCCGCAGACAAGGCCGCAGGTTCAGCCTGTACGCCCGCAACCCAGCGCACAGGCGCCTGCACCGACACCTGCCCCAGCGGTGCCGACCGTCTCTCCGGCGAAGAAATGGTCCAACATCGAATGGACACCCTACCGTGCAGGGGTTGATCAATGA